The Haloterrigena turkmenica DSM 5511 genome includes the window GCCCCCAGCGACTGCGCTCGGGCCGTCAGCGCCTGGTACTGCTGATTCGTCGTGTCCTCGTCGCGGCGCATGCGGGCGTAGGCGGCGACGGTCGACACCTCGCGCATGATCTCGTCGCGCAGTTGGAGAACGTCGCGGAGCGTCTCGGCGTCGTCGGTGACCTGCCCCTCGTAGGCGGCGAGTTCGTCGACGCGCTCGGCGACCGCCTCGTAGGCGGCCTCCCAGTCGTCGTCGGTCGCGTAGATGCTCTTGAGGTCCCAGGTATAGTCCTCGTCGACCTCGGAGCGTTCGGGAACGGAACTCATACGACGCGTTTCGGAACGTAGGTGGTAAAGCGTATCGGAGAGGAAACCGACCGCGGCGGCGCCGGTGCGACACTGTCGGTTCGTATCGGTTCGCGATCGCTATTTCGCGGCCGATACACGACGGCCCGCCACTTTTACGCGGTGGCAGTCAACCGTCCCCGATGAGCACTTCCGACGACGTCCTGTTCGATTCCGTCGACCTCGGCGACGAAACGCTGTCGAACCGGGTCGGCCTCGCACCGATGACGCGAACCAGCGCGACGGGAGACGGCCGCGCGACGGCCGAGATGGCGCGCTACTACGCGAAGTTCGCCCGCGGCGGGTTCTCCTTCCTCGTTACCGAGGGGATCTATCCCGACGAAGCGTATAGCCAGGGCTACGACGATCAGCCGGGTATCGCGAACGACGAGCACGTCGAGGCGTGGCGGCGAGTCACCGACGCCGTTCACGACGAGGACGCGCCGATCTTCGCCCAGTTGATGCACGCCGGCGCGCTCTCCCAGGGGAACCGCTACACCGACGAGCGGCTCGCGCCGTCGGCGATCCGACCGACGGGCGAGCAACTCGAGATGTACGGTGGGAGCGGCGAGTTCCCGGAGCCCCGCGCCGCGACGACAGACGATATCGAGGACGTGATCGAGAACTTCGCTACTGCGGCGGAGCGCGCGGTCGACGCGAACTTCGACGGCGTCGAAGTCCACGGCGCGAACGGCTACCTGCTCGACCAGTTCCTCACGACGTACACCAACGAGCGCGACGACGAGTACGGGGGCAACGTCGAGAATCGGATCCGCCTGACTGCGGAGGTCCTCGAGGCGGTGCAGGCCGCGACCCCGGACGAGTTCGTCGTCGGTGTACGGATCTCCCAGAGCAAGGTCAACGATCCCGATTACCGCTGGCCCGGCGGTGAGGACGATGCAGAAGTCATCTTCGAGAGACTCACCGACGCCGGCGCCGACTACCTCCACGTCACCGAAGAGGACGTGACGACGCCCGCCTTCGAGAGCGGCCCGACGCTCACGGAACTCGCCGACCGGTACGGCGACGTCCCGGTGATCGCCAACGGCGCGCTCGAGGACCCCGACGCGGCGCGGGCGACCGTCGAGGAGGGCGCCGACCTGATCACCCTCGCGAAGGGCGCGCTCGCCAACCCCGACTGGCCCCGCCGGGTCGCCGAAGGCCGGCCGCTCGAGAAGTTCGATTTCCAACGCATCCTCCAACCCGACGCCGGCATCGACGAGTCCGAAGTCCCCGAACCGGCGGACAGCTAGGGCGGGACGATCGATCGCTGACGCGGTAGGCCCCGCGCTTTTTTCGCTCACCGACGAAGGAGGGCTATGAGCGAGAGCGACCCGACGCTCGAACGGGCCCTCGGTCGCGCCTGGACCGACGACCGGTGCTGGGAGCTGTTGACGCGATTGACCGAACTCCCCCACCGCATGGGTGGCTCGCCCGCCGAGCGCCGCGCAGCCGAGATCGTCCGCGAGACGTTTTCGAACGCCGGGCTCGAAGACGTGCAATTGCAGGAGTTCCCGATGCAGTACTGGGAGCGGGGAACGACCGAGTTCGCGGTGCTATCGGAAGCAAGCGAAGCGGACGACGGACCTGACTCTCGAGCGATCCCCGATCGGTCCTTCGAGGCGATCGCGCTCCCGTACTCGCCGGCCGGCGACGTCGAAGGACCGCTGGTCGACGTCGGCTACGGGACGCCTACGGAACTCGAGGCGGTCGACCTGCAGGGCGCCATCGCCGTCGCCAGCACCACGACGCCGCGGGACCAGCGGTTCGTCCACCGGATGGAGAAGTTCGGCCACGCCGTCGCCGCGGGCGCGGAGGCCTTCGTCTTCGCCAACCACGTGCCCGGACAACTGCCCCCGACGGGAGCGCTGCAGTTCGACGCCGAGGCCGCCGTCCCCGGCGTCGGCGTCAGCGCCGAGACCCACGACTGGCTGATCGACTACGCCGAGCGGGGGGCTCGAGCCAGGATCCGCGTCGACGCGTCGACCGAGGACGGCTCGAGTCGGAACGTCCACGGCGTTTTCGGGCCGGAAACAGACGAGGAGGTGCTCGTCGTCGCCCACTACGACGCCCACGACATCACCGAGGGCGCGCTCGACAACGGCTGCGGGATCGCGACCGTCGCCGGCGCGACGGCGATCCTCTCGGCCCTCGAGGCCGATCTCGACTGTCGGGTCCGGATCGCCGGCGTCGGCTGCGAGGAGATCGGCCTGCTGGGCGCCGAGGCGATGGCCGACGAGTTGGACCTCGAGTCGGTTCGTGCGGTGGTCAACGTCGACGGAGCGGGCCGGTTTCGCAACCTGCGGGCGCTCTCCCA containing:
- a CDS encoding oxidoreductase; translated protein: MSTSDDVLFDSVDLGDETLSNRVGLAPMTRTSATGDGRATAEMARYYAKFARGGFSFLVTEGIYPDEAYSQGYDDQPGIANDEHVEAWRRVTDAVHDEDAPIFAQLMHAGALSQGNRYTDERLAPSAIRPTGEQLEMYGGSGEFPEPRAATTDDIEDVIENFATAAERAVDANFDGVEVHGANGYLLDQFLTTYTNERDDEYGGNVENRIRLTAEVLEAVQAATPDEFVVGVRISQSKVNDPDYRWPGGEDDAEVIFERLTDAGADYLHVTEEDVTTPAFESGPTLTELADRYGDVPVIANGALEDPDAARATVEEGADLITLAKGALANPDWPRRVAEGRPLEKFDFQRILQPDAGIDESEVPEPADS
- a CDS encoding M28 family peptidase encodes the protein MSESDPTLERALGRAWTDDRCWELLTRLTELPHRMGGSPAERRAAEIVRETFSNAGLEDVQLQEFPMQYWERGTTEFAVLSEASEADDGPDSRAIPDRSFEAIALPYSPAGDVEGPLVDVGYGTPTELEAVDLQGAIAVASTTTPRDQRFVHRMEKFGHAVAAGAEAFVFANHVPGQLPPTGALQFDAEAAVPGVGVSAETHDWLIDYAERGARARIRVDASTEDGSSRNVHGVFGPETDEEVLVVAHYDAHDITEGALDNGCGIATVAGATAILSALEADLDCRVRIAGVGCEEIGLLGAEAMADELDLESVRAVVNVDGAGRFRNLRALSHGSKTLEELAEDVTTAAGQPIVHEPDPHPFSDHWPFLRAGVPALQLHSEPPEGGERGRGWTHTTADTRDKVDRRNLREHAMLTALLVRELTRTEVPRVDTADLQGRLREQEYEPGMRAAEIWPDAWD